The following nucleotide sequence is from Gloeocapsa sp. DLM2.Bin57.
AACAAATATGAGAGAAGACTTTGCTGAAACTTACATGAATTATGTTCGAGATCCCGAAAAGCTATTATTTTTTAGTCCTGAAAAGTATGAATTTATGAATAAGGAAGTTTTTTGTGGTACGATATATAGTTCTCCTCTCCAATTTGGTTATGTAGATCTCAGTGAAATTAGCAATTGAAAAATCTCAAATAAATTTAATATTGTGTTTTAATTGCTAAAGCATTTCTACTAGATTTAATTGTTAAAAAGTAAGATTTAAAAATATTTAAGTCAATGAATAGACGCGATACTAAGTTTCAATTAAAAAGGTCTTTATCAATTAAATTTGATCAAGAGCGTCCAATTATTTGGATTGGGAAATTACCCCCCAATGCTATCAAAATTGAACATCCTCCTTTTTATCTGGCGAAAATGCTAGAAATTTTATCAGAGCCTCATACTTTTGAGGATCTCTGGCAAAAAATTAAATTTGAATATCCTCAGTGTCATCATAGCGAACTTAAAGATTTTTTTATCAATCTTTTGAAACTAGGAGTAATCTCTCCTCAATTTACAGAAGGAAGATACCACCGTCATCAGTTATATTTTGATCTTTTTCAAATTTCACCAGAGCATTATTATCAGACACTTTCTAGCAAAACAGTAGGATTAATTGGCTCTGGAGGAATAGGTTCAACGGCTGCACTGTTACTTACAACGGCTGGTGTAGGGACTCTTATTTTATCTGATGAGGATTTTCTCGAAGAGAGTAATTTAACTCGAACAATTCTTTTTGAAGAATCTGATATCGGGACTCGCAAAGTCATCTCAGCAAAAGCTAGATTGGAGTCTAGAAATCAAGAAACTACTATTATTCCCGTAATGAAGATGTGCGATGGGGTTGATTTTCTCAAAGAATATTTCTCTCAATGTGATGTCATGCTTGTGTCTGCTGATAGCCCATCAGAGATACATCTGTGGGTTAATCAAGCAGCCGTTGAATTAAAGATCCCGTATATAACTGCCGGATATGTGGAAATTTTCGGATCAGTAGGACCTTTTATTGTACCAGACATGACTGCCTGTTATAACTGTCATCTCCTCGATACAAAGCAAATACCTAAAAGATTTAGACAATTAAATCATAATTTTCAAACAGCATCCTATGGACCTCTAAATGGACTTGTTGCAAGTATAGTTGTGAATGAAATTTTAAGGTATCTACTTAATCTAGAGACAAAAACTCTTGGAATGCAAATGCTTATAAATTTTAGTGATTATACTATGTCATTTATAGAGTATAAAAAAAATAGTAAATGCTATTGTCAGCAATTAAATAATTAGCTAATTATTTTTTTTATTTTTGTAAGATCTGGATTCAAAATAAGATCAACTATAGTTGAACAACCTCCGAAAAAAGTATAGTCTTGGTGATTAGTAGAATCCCATCTATTTGCAAATAAGGTAATTTTATCTCATACTTTATTCTCGTATTTTTTTTGCTATTTTACTTAGTTCATAATCATCTTCTCTTTTGTAATCATGTGATGAAATATACCCTTGATATTTATGGAAATATTTATCAACTTTAGACTTAATAGGTTTCCACTTTTTGAGATCTCTAGTGCCATGTAGAGGAAATAATTTAGCGTGTACATGATCAACACCAAACCCTTCAAAAACAACTCCTGTTCTTGCTACATCTTCAAGTTTATGATCTATCAATTTTGTTACCGTTTTTACTGCAAGTATTAAATCTACTAAGACTTCGTCGGGTAAATCAAAAACGTAGCTACCATAATGCGCTTTTGTAATAACTACTGATACCCCCAATGTATTGGGAAATAT
It contains:
- a CDS encoding ThiF family adenylyltransferase, which encodes MNRRDTKFQLKRSLSIKFDQERPIIWIGKLPPNAIKIEHPPFYLAKMLEILSEPHTFEDLWQKIKFEYPQCHHSELKDFFINLLKLGVISPQFTEGRYHRHQLYFDLFQISPEHYYQTLSSKTVGLIGSGGIGSTAALLLTTAGVGTLILSDEDFLEESNLTRTILFEESDIGTRKVISAKARLESRNQETTIIPVMKMCDGVDFLKEYFSQCDVMLVSADSPSEIHLWVNQAAVELKIPYITAGYVEIFGSVGPFIVPDMTACYNCHLLDTKQIPKRFRQLNHNFQTASYGPLNGLVASIVVNEILRYLLNLETKTLGMQMLINFSDYTMSFIEYKKNSKCYCQQLNN
- a CDS encoding HIT family protein, which encodes MEDCIFCQIVKGKEKCHKIWEDEKHLAFLSIFPNTLGVSVVITKAHYGSYVFDLPDEVLVDLILAVKTVTKLIDHKLEDVARTGVVFEGFGVDHVHAKLFPLHGTRDLKKWKPIKSKVDKYFHKYQGYISSHDYKREDDYELSKIAKKIRE